A window of the [Limnothrix rosea] IAM M-220 genome harbors these coding sequences:
- a CDS encoding IMS domain-containing protein, which produces MRIPLDYYRILGVPTKATTAQITQAYRDRVAQLPRREHSDLAIQARTNIIEQSYQVLSQPEKRAVYDNEFLNETYQLESQSRLRLPFQSSETEAAEEAETHSPAIAIEQIDFLGGILLLLELGEYELVLKLVPPYLKAKSNLVKQDLFGSAEVVKTELILCLALAYLELSREQWQQGRYEAAADSGLTGQKLLIDAGIFPSLRGEIQGDLDRLRPYQALELLSQPESETESRKKGLQLLQVMLDARGGIDGAGEDQSGLSMDDFLRFIQQLRSYLTVKEQQDLFIAESQRPSAVSTYLAVYALLAGGFSSRQPEFIVRAKEKLLRLGKRQDVHLEQAICALLLGQTEEANQALALSQEYEAIAYIRENSQDAPDLLPGLCLYGEKWLKTEVFSHFRDLNSESVSLTEYFADEQVQQYLEKLPADGNSKDWSIVSNESAKPAEQTRIEPVTDLPVSRPARMSRLGEAAKQAATASPATPTKSTPTARPSAAPIAPRTTAKSPTTAATKSPTKAKSKKRKSSKRKPFPFKGIAILVGALIALILIIRAIASLGGGNTIPDPLQISLTEEPPIPIPVIEESAEVVPEEIPEGEFNEAIAEQLVQKWLDSKALAFSESHDTSGLQEILAEPLLSRWVNGARDVEAAGNYREYQHELTISNVEFDPENPDEATVVAEVTEIAQYYLPGGELDAGRSYDSALTVRYGLVRQNEQWFIQSSAVL; this is translated from the coding sequence GTGCGCATTCCGCTCGACTATTACCGAATCCTTGGGGTTCCCACTAAGGCGACCACAGCCCAAATTACTCAGGCTTATCGCGATCGCGTTGCACAATTACCGCGCCGTGAGCACAGTGATTTGGCGATTCAGGCGCGCACTAATATTATTGAGCAGTCGTATCAAGTGCTCTCTCAGCCGGAAAAACGGGCTGTTTATGATAATGAGTTTTTAAATGAAACTTATCAGTTAGAGTCCCAAAGTCGTTTACGATTACCGTTTCAAAGTAGTGAAACTGAGGCTGCTGAGGAGGCGGAAACTCATAGTCCGGCGATCGCCATTGAGCAGATTGATTTTCTAGGCGGCATTTTACTGTTACTAGAACTCGGTGAATATGAGCTCGTTTTAAAACTGGTTCCCCCCTATTTAAAGGCGAAAAGTAATCTCGTTAAGCAAGATCTATTTGGGTCAGCGGAAGTTGTTAAGACAGAATTAATTCTTTGTTTGGCCTTGGCTTATTTGGAGTTAAGTCGCGAGCAATGGCAACAGGGTCGTTATGAGGCGGCGGCTGATTCTGGGCTGACGGGCCAAAAGTTATTAATTGATGCGGGCATTTTTCCGAGTTTGCGGGGCGAAATTCAAGGGGATCTAGATCGTTTACGTCCCTATCAGGCTTTAGAATTACTCTCTCAGCCTGAGTCTGAGACGGAATCACGAAAAAAGGGTCTGCAATTGTTGCAGGTAATGCTGGATGCCCGTGGTGGTATTGATGGTGCTGGGGAAGATCAATCGGGCCTGAGCATGGACGATTTTTTGCGGTTCATCCAGCAGCTGCGCAGTTATCTGACGGTTAAGGAGCAGCAGGATTTATTTATTGCTGAGTCCCAACGTCCGTCGGCGGTCTCTACTTATCTGGCTGTTTATGCTTTGCTTGCTGGTGGTTTTTCGTCACGGCAACCGGAATTCATTGTTAGGGCGAAGGAAAAATTATTGCGTTTAGGTAAGCGCCAAGATGTCCATTTAGAGCAGGCTATTTGCGCACTATTACTGGGACAAACGGAAGAGGCGAACCAAGCTCTCGCCCTGAGCCAAGAATATGAGGCGATCGCCTACATTCGTGAAAATTCCCAAGATGCGCCAGATTTATTACCGGGACTTTGTCTCTACGGCGAAAAATGGCTAAAGACTGAAGTATTTTCCCATTTCCGAGATCTCAATAGCGAGTCTGTTTCCTTGACAGAATATTTTGCTGACGAACAGGTGCAGCAATATCTCGAAAAATTACCGGCTGATGGCAATAGCAAAGACTGGTCAATTGTGTCCAATGAATCGGCTAAACCGGCTGAACAAACTCGTATTGAGCCTGTTACGGATTTGCCCGTCAGTAGACCAGCAAGAATGAGTCGGCTTGGTGAAGCGGCCAAGCAGGCGGCGACAGCATCTCCTGCTACACCAACGAAATCAACGCCTACAGCTCGCCCTAGTGCTGCTCCTATTGCCCCACGCACTACGGCAAAATCACCAACGACAGCAGCGACAAAATCACCGACAAAGGCAAAAAGTAAAAAGCGAAAATCTTCAAAACGTAAGCCCTTTCCGTTTAAAGGCATTGCGATTTTAGTGGGTGCGCTCATTGCGCTCATTTTGATTATTCGGGCGATCGCCTCTTTAGGGGGTGGCAATACGATTCCCGATCCCCTACAAATTTCTCTTACAGAAGAGCCGCCAATCCCAATTCCTGTAATTGAAGAATCAGCCGAAGTCGTTCCTGAAGAAATACCTGAAGGGGAATTTAACGAGGCGATCGCCGAACAGCTAGTCCAGAAATGGCTCGATAGCAAAGCCCTTGCCTTTAGTGAAAGTCATGATACATCAGGCCTACAGGAGATTTTGGCAGAACCTCTATTGTCCCGCTGGGTAAATGGCGCGAGGGATGTCGAAGCCGCTGGCAACTACCGTGAATATCAGCATGAGTTGACCATCTCAAACGTGGAGTTTGACCCTGAAAATCCCGATGAGGCAACGGTGGTTGCTGAGGTCACAGAAATTGCTCAATATTACCTCCCCGGCGGCGAGCTAGATGCAGGTCGCTCCTATGATTCGGCACTGACGGTGCGCTACGGTTTAGTTCGTCAAAATGAGCAGTGGTTCATTCAATCTTCAGCTGTACTTTAA
- the pdhA gene encoding pyruvate dehydrogenase (acetyl-transferring) E1 component subunit alpha, whose amino-acid sequence MHKERTAPEFDSSSVEITREEALMLYEDMTLGRTFEDKCAEMYYRGKMFGFVHLYNGQEAVSTGIIRTMKPGEDYVCSTYRDHVHALSAGVPAREVMAELFGKETGCSKGRGGSMHMFSEEHKLLGGYAFIGEGIPVAAGAALQSKYRREVMGDKSADNVTACFFGDGTTNNGQFFETLNMAALWKLPIIFVVENNKWAIGMAHERATSQPEIYKKASVFNMPGYEVDGMDVLAMRDVAQKAVARARAGEGPTLIEALTYRFRGHSLADPDELRSPEEKEFWAKRDPITRFEKFILGRELATADELKAISKKIQEVVNESVTFAESSPEPDPSELTKYIFAE is encoded by the coding sequence ATGCACAAAGAACGGACAGCCCCAGAATTTGATAGCTCTTCGGTAGAAATTACTAGAGAAGAAGCATTAATGCTCTACGAAGATATGACCCTCGGTCGTACTTTTGAAGATAAATGTGCGGAAATGTATTACCGCGGCAAAATGTTCGGTTTCGTGCACCTTTATAACGGCCAAGAAGCAGTTTCCACTGGGATTATTCGCACCATGAAACCCGGTGAAGACTATGTTTGTAGTACTTACCGTGACCATGTCCATGCCCTCAGCGCTGGGGTTCCCGCCCGTGAGGTGATGGCGGAGCTATTCGGCAAGGAAACCGGCTGTAGTAAGGGTCGTGGCGGCTCGATGCACATGTTCTCTGAGGAGCATAAACTCCTTGGTGGTTATGCGTTTATTGGGGAAGGGATTCCTGTTGCAGCTGGTGCAGCATTACAAAGTAAATATCGTCGCGAAGTGATGGGTGATAAGTCGGCAGATAATGTAACGGCTTGTTTCTTTGGTGACGGGACTACTAATAATGGTCAGTTTTTTGAGACCTTGAATATGGCTGCTCTTTGGAAGCTCCCGATCATTTTTGTCGTGGAAAATAATAAGTGGGCGATCGGTATGGCTCACGAGCGGGCAACTTCTCAGCCTGAAATTTACAAAAAAGCCAGTGTTTTTAATATGCCGGGCTATGAAGTAGATGGTATGGATGTTTTAGCGATGCGTGATGTTGCCCAAAAGGCTGTTGCTCGCGCCCGTGCTGGTGAAGGTCCAACTCTCATTGAAGCATTGACCTATCGTTTCCGTGGTCACTCCCTCGCTGATCCTGATGAGCTTCGTTCTCCTGAAGAAAAGGAGTTTTGGGCCAAGCGTGATCCGATTACCCGTTTTGAAAAATTTATTCTTGGGCGTGAGTTGGCTACTGCGGATGAGCTAAAAGCTATTTCTAAAAAAATTCAGGAGGTTGTGAACGAGTCTGTAACTTTTGCGGAAAGTAGCCCTGAGCCTGATCCTAGCGAACTCACTAAATATATTTTTGCGGAATAG
- a CDS encoding metal-binding protein → MPSGRTHDRITLWSLPWVVAIAYVLTRDGELTLIAGLAYLFSGLMFGPDLDIHSVQFKRWGMLRWIWLPYQKTLSHRSNLSHGFLVGTTLRVIYFSIFLLMVGVVGVAIAQGVWGFEWNWRAFFITSSQQVQQHYWAESLALFAGLEIGAMSHSVSDWTSSAIKKFRKKGFTGLLEQKKTKRKSTSRRRKPTSSRKRSRK, encoded by the coding sequence ATGCCTTCTGGTCGTACCCATGACCGCATTACACTATGGAGCTTACCTTGGGTGGTGGCGATCGCCTATGTCCTTACCCGTGATGGTGAACTAACGCTCATTGCCGGTTTAGCCTATTTATTTAGTGGCCTAATGTTTGGGCCAGATCTCGATATTCACTCGGTGCAGTTTAAACGCTGGGGAATGTTGCGCTGGATTTGGTTGCCATACCAAAAAACCTTAAGCCATCGCTCGAATTTGTCCCATGGTTTTCTGGTGGGTACAACATTACGCGTTATTTATTTTTCGATTTTTCTTTTAATGGTCGGCGTTGTTGGGGTGGCGATCGCCCAGGGAGTATGGGGCTTTGAATGGAATTGGCGTGCCTTTTTCATTACTAGCAGCCAACAAGTCCAGCAACATTATTGGGCAGAAAGTTTAGCTCTATTTGCAGGCTTAGAAATCGGGGCGATGAGCCACTCAGTCAGTGATTGGACAAGTTCCGCCATTAAAAAATTCAGAAAAAAGGGTTTTACAGGCCTGCTTGAACAAAAAAAAACAAAACGCAAATCTACTTCACGCCGCCGTAAACCAACATCTTCTCGCAAACGGAGTCGCAAATAA
- a CDS encoding Vat family streptogramin A O-acetyltransferase, translating to MPYPDPKQKHPLPNFPQVCFIQNTVDNPQIIIGDYTYYDDPEDSENFERNVLYLFPFVGDRLVIGKFCAIARGVKFIMNGANHKMSGFSTYPFEIFGEDWARVMPEQDEYPNKGDTKIGNDVWIGYDSVIMPGVNIGNGAIVAAKSVVTKDVPAYGVVGGNPAQLIKKRFTDETISKLESIAWWHWDIQKITDNLEAIAGNNLAILQGLRNK from the coding sequence ATGCCCTATCCAGACCCGAAGCAAAAACATCCACTCCCGAATTTTCCGCAGGTTTGTTTTATTCAAAATACAGTCGATAATCCCCAAATTATTATTGGCGACTACACCTATTACGATGACCCTGAGGATTCGGAAAACTTTGAGCGCAATGTCCTTTATCTTTTTCCCTTTGTCGGCGATCGCCTAGTTATTGGTAAATTTTGTGCGATCGCCCGTGGCGTGAAATTTATTATGAACGGTGCGAATCATAAAATGTCCGGTTTCTCGACCTATCCCTTTGAGATTTTTGGGGAAGATTGGGCGCGGGTAATGCCGGAACAAGATGAATATCCAAATAAAGGTGATACAAAAATTGGGAATGATGTGTGGATCGGCTACGACAGTGTGATTATGCCGGGCGTAAATATCGGTAATGGTGCAATTGTGGCAGCGAAATCTGTCGTGACAAAAGATGTGCCGGCCTATGGCGTTGTCGGTGGCAATCCGGCGCAACTAATCAAAAAGCGTTTTACAGACGAGACAATTAGCAAGTTAGAAAGTATTGCATGGTGGCATTGGGATATCCAAAAAATCACCGACAATCTTGAGGCGATCGCCGGTAATAATCTCGCTATTTTGCAAGGGTTAAGGAATAAATAA
- a CDS encoding aminopeptidase P N-terminal domain-containing protein, giving the protein MGITPQEYQQRRREVMARIGQGTAIFRSAPYAVMHNDVEYNFRQESNFYYLTGFNEPEAVAVLAPHHEEHQFILFVQPKDLEKETWVGYRTGVEAAKEKYGADIAFSIEELGEKLPEYTKGGDRLIYHFGIDEKFNNTILRHYQWLLATRGKRGTGPTSLVDSNQIMNPLRMVKSAAEIEMMRRATAISAQAHLRAMEYAQPGKYEYQVQAEIEHTFRKEGAQGFAYPSIVAGGANACVLHYIDNSDRLNDNELLLIDAGASFKYYNGDITRTFPIGKTFTPEQKILYEIVLDAQKKAIAEVVAGNSYRASHEIAVCVITQGLIDLGLLKGELEELIEKEAYKPFFMHGTGHWLGLDVHDAGTYKLSAEKDDWTTLEVGNIITVEPGIYISPYIKPVEGQPEIPERWQGIGIRIEDDVLVTAAGNEVLTAAVPKEIEDLEHR; this is encoded by the coding sequence ATGGGCATTACACCGCAGGAATATCAACAACGTCGCCGTGAGGTGATGGCGAGAATTGGTCAGGGAACAGCCATTTTCCGCAGTGCACCCTATGCGGTGATGCACAATGATGTCGAATACAATTTTCGCCAAGAGAGTAATTTTTATTATTTAACGGGTTTTAATGAGCCGGAGGCGGTGGCTGTTCTAGCGCCTCACCATGAAGAGCATCAGTTCATTTTGTTTGTGCAGCCGAAGGATTTAGAGAAAGAAACTTGGGTGGGCTATCGCACTGGGGTAGAAGCTGCGAAGGAAAAATATGGTGCGGATATTGCGTTTTCTATTGAGGAGCTAGGGGAAAAGTTACCGGAATACACCAAAGGCGGCGATCGCCTGATTTATCACTTTGGCATTGACGAGAAGTTTAACAATACAATTTTGCGCCATTATCAGTGGTTGCTCGCAACCCGCGGTAAGCGGGGAACTGGGCCGACATCTCTGGTGGATAGTAACCAAATTATGAATCCCCTACGGATGGTGAAAAGTGCGGCAGAAATTGAGATGATGCGTCGCGCCACGGCCATTTCAGCGCAGGCTCATCTACGGGCAATGGAATATGCTCAACCCGGCAAATACGAGTATCAAGTCCAAGCAGAAATTGAACATACTTTTCGTAAGGAAGGGGCGCAGGGTTTTGCTTATCCGTCGATTGTGGCGGGGGGCGCGAATGCTTGTGTTTTGCATTACATCGACAATAGCGATCGCCTTAACGATAATGAATTGCTTTTAATTGATGCTGGCGCGTCGTTTAAGTATTACAACGGCGATATTACTCGCACTTTCCCCATCGGTAAAACCTTCACACCAGAACAAAAAATTCTTTACGAAATTGTGCTCGATGCCCAGAAAAAGGCGATCGCCGAAGTGGTGGCGGGGAATTCCTATCGCGCTTCCCATGAAATAGCCGTTTGCGTGATTACCCAAGGACTAATTGACCTTGGACTGCTCAAAGGCGAGCTTGAAGAATTAATTGAAAAAGAAGCTTATAAACCTTTCTTTATGCACGGAACCGGACACTGGCTCGGTCTTGATGTCCATGACGCAGGCACGTATAAACTTAGCGCCGAAAAAGATGATTGGACAACCCTAGAAGTCGGCAACATCATTACCGTGGAGCCGGGCATTTACATTTCGCCCTACATCAAGCCCGTCGAAGGGCAGCCAGAAATCCCGGAGCGCTGGCAGGGGATTGGCATTCGCATTGAGGATGATGTGCTGGTGACTGCTGCTGGCAACGAGGTTCTCACTGCTGCCGTTCCCAAGGAAATTGAAGACTTAGAACACCGATAG